A window of Vigna unguiculata cultivar IT97K-499-35 chromosome 4, ASM411807v1, whole genome shotgun sequence contains these coding sequences:
- the LOC114182071 gene encoding uncharacterized protein LOC114182071 — translation MTKKFDMIKDIDGRRETLKLAVRIVDLWYIESWDSKRSMKMVLMDQKKEDMGVWEDKLKEGESYIMHNFKLLKNRAQYRVCEHPFKLLFIGATSIRPQPIASIPRKLWKFKSIKDIIDGKYCVDLLVDVIGVLDNVEEKAHSKNVVFDLKDLSGVILCCTLWDSYCEKLLSYWRTRSQTSNPTIILTQAKIKGASVI, via the exons atgacaaaaaaatttgatatgatTAAGGATATTGATGGAAGAAGAGAAACGTTGAAACTTGCTGTCAGAATCGTAGATTTGTGGTATATTGAGTCATGGGATTCCAAACGAAGTATGAAAATGGTTCTGATGGATCAAAAG AAGGAAGATATGGGTGTTTGGGAAGACAAGCTAAAAGAGGGTGAAAGTTACATAATGCATAACTTTAAACTATTGAAGAACAGAGCTCAATATAGAGTTTGTGAGCATCCATTTAAGCTGTTGTTTATAGGAGCAACGTCTATACGACCACAACCCATTGCAAGCATACCTAGAAAGCTTTGGAAGTTCAAAAGTATAAAGGATATTATTGATGGAAAGTATTGTGTTGATTTGTTGGTTG ATGTGATTGGTGTGCTGGACAACGTAGAAGAGAAAGCCCATTCGAAAAATGTTGTGTTTGACCTCAAAGATTTGAG TGGTGTTATACTTTGTTGCACATTGTGGGATTCATATTGTGAGAAATTATTGAGTTATTGGAGGACACGTAGTCAAACATCTAATCCTACTATTATTCTTACTCAGGCCAAGATAAAGGGTGCATCAG ttatataa